The following nucleotide sequence is from Bos taurus isolate L1 Dominette 01449 registration number 42190680 breed Hereford chromosome 3, ARS-UCD2.0, whole genome shotgun sequence.
CAGTCCAGGACACTGGTGCTTTTTTATACAAGAGAACAGAGCCGGAGCTCACTCCTTCCTCCTGGCTCCCTATGTACCTGTGAATATGTGAAATAGTGTAAATATGAAAGAACTTGTACCACCGCTTCAACCCCTGCCTTGTACATAATGCTATTCCATCTCAcactcttcccaccctcacctgcCCCTTCAACAGCTGAGTTGGATCTGGGCAGAATGAGGTAACCAGAAGGCATCTACACCATGTTTTATAAGGAATTTTGTACAGTCTTTGTGAAATAAAATGATGTGCTTCACCCGACCCCCATCCCTGGAGTTTGAGGTTTGGAGGTGCTGGGGTGGTGGGATGATTAGATTGGCAACGAAGGGAGTCCCATCTTACCCTTCAAAATTAACCTCAGGCTACCAGTTTATCTGAGCGATGGGTGGGTAACATTTGACTGTAAGAAAGGGTTGTAAAGTTAGCACATATTTGATCTGGAATAATGAGGTTTGGGAAAGAGGTTCGGTTAGTATAGCTGGGCCCCAGGGTAGGGTCAGAAATGCAGATAAAAAACTTCCTGAACTGGGCTCCTGGGATACCGCCACCACCGGTCTGAGGACTCCCATCATACTTCTCTTGCGAAGGCTAGGACGGATCGCGATTCTAACGCGAGGCCTACTGGGATGTGTAGTTCGTTAATCGAAGGAAGTTACGTCGGGAAGGGGCGGTACTTGGCTACTGAGACAGAGTTAGAGATGTCACGTGGGgtacttccttcttttcctttattcgAGACGCAGGCGCAACTCGCTGCTGCTGCGGGGATCCTTGTGACCCTTCCGGTCGGTACAACCAATCCGTGCACGGGGAAGCGGGGCGGACCGAGAAGAGCGGAGCGGAGGGAGCTCTGAGAGCCGCTGCCGCCGCCACTGCCGCGGCAGGGGCGTGGAGGGCAGGGGGCGGCCCAAGCCGAAGTTGCAAACATGGCTCAAGGCAGAGACGGTGGAAACCCTTTCGCCGAGCCCGGCGAGCTTGACAACCCCTTTCAGGTGACTTGCGCCGGCCTCTTTTAGGCGGCTGGGGTGGTTTCTCGGTTCTAGAGGGTCGGGCTAACTTGTATTCCTGTTCGTGACATTTGATCCGAGAAAGGGCCGCCACGTGGGTGTGACGACGACTCCAAACCAGTGAGCATCCTTGGGGGGCGGGCCCTGCCCCTTAAGGCGCTGGTACTGGTAGTGTGGGGTGAAAGGTTGGGGGCAGATATATTGGGACAACAGCGTGGCCCCAAGCTGCAGTTCTTGGAGCCACAGCAATTGAGAAGAGGCCCCTATGAGTTCCCGCAGAGGCACCAGGTGCCAACTGAGCCGCAGTTCTCTGCCCACAGGACCCAGCTGTGATCCAGCATCGACCCAGCACGCACTATGCTACTCTTGACGTCTACAACCCTTTTGAGACCCGGGAGGTGAGATTCTGGAGAGCACAGGAAGCCCGGGAAGGGTAGGGTATGCCAACAAGGCCACTGTGTTGAGGTCCAGGGGACGTTTCTGCACGCAAAAGAAGGAAGAAGCACCGTGATCTTGGCTCCCTGGAAGAGGCCAGTCTGCCATGGGATGCCTAACCCATCTAAAGACATCAAGGCCAGAGATCTCAGTTTGAGTTCTAAATGTCAGTCTTGGGATTACCTGGATTCTATCAGGGCCTGATGAAGaccctgtctggggaggcttttttaaagatgaaaagggatgggcttggtTGGAGTTGAGAAAACAAAGTATGCTTAGGTACACAATTAGAAAGCAAGGGATGAAGAAAACTAGACCTGGTTGTCTCACTGGAATATAAAAATGtaagagttttttaaaagtttaaggaGGTTGATTTCGTAGATGAGTGCTTTGAATCTTGGCTAAGGAACTTGATGTGAGGGTAGCTGGAAGTTATTAGAGAGTTCTATGATATAAACACAATAATTAGCTTTCTAATTGGGGGAAGGGCTGCCACTTTAGGTAATGAGTTTTAGGTCTAAAGGTATTCAAGTAGACTCTAGCCTCCTGTGTTATGGGGGACTAGATGACgcttaaggtcttttccaaactCAACAGCCACCAGCAAGCTATGAGCCTCCTGCCCCTGTTCCGATAGCTCCACCCTCAGCTCCACCCTTGCAGTCCTCAAGAAAACTCAGCCCCACAGAACCCAAGAACTATGGCTCCTACAGCACCCAGGTAGGGGGGCGTATAGGTAGGGGTATGGGGAGAGGGCATCCCTGTGGTTCAGGACTCACATTTCCGGCTGCTCTTACTGGGCAGGCTTCAACTGCAGCAGCCACAGCTGAGCTGCTAAAGAAACAGGAGGAGCTCAACCGAAAGGCAGAGGAGTTGGACCGAAGGGAGCGAGAACTCCAGCATGCTGCCCTGGGCagcacagctagtaagtggatCCTTGATGGGGTTGCGGAGGGCATCTGACAGCTTTGAAGTCTCAAAAAAGGAGCTCAGAGCATGGGCACTGGAGCCAGATTGCAGAGTTTGAATTTGGGTGCAGTGGCTTATTAAGGATGAGctcttaggcaagttacttaatcttgaGTGCCTCAGGTTCCTtacttgtaaaatgagaataatgttTGTACCTGTTTAACAGGATTGTTGTGAGGTTAAAGTTACATAGATAACTATATAGTTATATAGATGCCCAAATCCTGGGCATAGTGGTTAGAAGTTATAAGCCATAGTAAACAAAAGTCATAATAAACACTACTAATATAATTTTTCCTATTTGCTCTTGTCTTCCTGAACTCTCGAATTGGAAATAGAAAATCCAGGGGTAAAAGGAAGGGGGAGTGATTTGTTGGTCTCTGTCTTACTAGTGGGACCCTCCTGCTCTTTTTGTGCCTTACAGCTCGACAGAACAATTGGCCTCCTCTACCTTCTTTTTGCCCGGTTCAGCCCTGCTTTTTCCAGGACATCTCCATGGAGATCCCCCAAGAATTTCAGAAGACAGTATCCACCATGTACTACCTCTGGATGTGTGAGTAGTCAGAAAcctttttgaaagaaaagtatgGGCAGTAAGTTGTACATCATTCCTTTTCCTGGAGCTCACTCGCCCAGAACTAGATACTTTGAATGAAGTATCATTGAAGGCTCATTTCTCTGGCATTTTCCGGATTACTCCTTTTACAGTACTCAGAACTTATTCTCCAGTCTTCTAGTAAATGTACGttcttgctctctcccccttctccttgtcCATATGCATAAATGTATTCTGGATCCTTTTAAAAGTCTTTGCAAATGGGATGACACATAGTTGAGATTTGCTGGTTGTCTCCCCTGTTGAGGATCCTGTGAAGGTGGAAGCTGCTTTCCTTTCCCTACTCTGCCGCATTCGGTGAGGGTTGTGGGGTGGGTTTCTCGGAGAAGGAGCTCTCACTGACCCATCATCCTGTCCCTCTGACCCTTAGGTAGCACTCTGGCtcttcttttgaattttcttGCCTGCCTGGCCAGCTTCTGTGTGGAGACCAGCAATGGCTCAGGCTTTGGGCTCTCTATCCTCTGGATCCTCCTCTTCACTCCCTGCTCCTTCGTCTGCTGGTATCGCCCCATGTACAAGGCTTTCCGGTAAGAAGGGGCAGTGGGGATGATGGCAGGGAGGGGACTTGGAGGGGCCCCTTTCTGCTCCTACAACCCTGATTCTTTGCCTACACTTCccattcttttctctttgcaGGAGTGACAGTTCATTCAATTTCTtcgttttcttcttcattttcttcgtCCAGGATGTTCTGTTTGTCCTCCAGGCCATTGGCATCCCAGGTTGGGGGTTCAGGTCTGTGAGACTGCAATTTACGCTAACCCCTTCCTCCCACTCTTTCTGATCAAGTCAGCATTGGGTACTGGAGTTGTTCAGAAAAAGGAACTGTGGTTTTAATCCTTGGGAGATGCTGGTTTAATAGGGGTACAGGACACCCTCCATGATAGAGAGCTCAGACAGTACTGTCGACAGACAGATTAAGGGAAAGCTGGCTGGACATGCTCAGTCtgaggaggcttcctggaggagacatGTTTACACATGTTGAAGAGGAAGCATCCTCAACAGAAAGGTCTGTTTGGAGTGAGGATGTCTGGAAGAGCTTGGAGAGCTAGGATGGTTCAGAAGCTGAGATTAAACTAGTTTGGGACTGTAGTGCATGGCAAGTTGCCAGACCCACAGGGAAACGGCCCCTGGTTTGATGAAGACGGGACCAGTGGAGAAGCTGGAAGGACTGGGACCTAACTGAACAGTTCTCCTCACTTCCGTGTATTTTCTCCTCCTTACAGTGGCTGGATCTCTGCCCTGGTGGTGCTGAAGGTCAACACAGCTGTAGCTGTACTCATGCTGCTGGTTGCCCTGTTCTTCACTGGCATTGCTGTGCTG
It contains:
- the SCAMP3 gene encoding secretory carrier-associated membrane protein 3 (The RefSeq protein has 2 substitutions compared to this genomic sequence) codes for the protein MAQGRDGGNPFAEPGELDNPFQDPAVIQHRPSTHYATLDVYNPFETREPPPSYEPPAPVPIAPPSAPPLQSSRKLSPTEPKNYGSYSTQASTAAATAELLKKQEELNRKAEELDRRERELRHAALGSTATRQNNWPPLPSFCPVQPCFFQDISMEIPQEFQKTVSTMYYLWMCSTLALLLNFLACLASFCVETSNGSGFGLSILWILLFTPCSFVCWYRPMYKAFRSDSSFNFFVFFFIFFVQDVLFVLQAIGIPGWGFSGWISALVVLKVNTAVAVLMLLVALFFTGIAVLGIVMLKRIHSLYRRTGASFQKAQQEFAAGVFSNPAVRTAAANAAAGAAENAFRAP